In Corylus avellana chromosome ca8, CavTom2PMs-1.0, the genomic stretch AGGGTAATATGAGAAGCAAAAGCACTCTTTTGCTATCTTGATCAGCTGAGAAAACCTAGCAGCAATGGAGTAATCcccaataatttattgaaagagAAAGGCAAAGCTCAAATTGGTCAACCAATCTAGCAAGCACACTCTTCCAGAAAGAAGTGGTCAATGCCACATTTAATCAAGATAGACAAATATATCATACTTAAGGGCAGTTTTTTGAAAGCTATTTGGAAAACAAGGAGGCAAACCTAACAATAAAATTACAGGCAGGAAGAATATTCACACAAAACCACAAACTACTCCCCTAATGGCTAACACCATTCCTAAATGTTAGGGGAAACTATACTTAACAACCCCgcccccaccccaccccccaaCTATCACCTTAATTGCAATGTGTCCCCCAACTTTAAAAAAGttacaatgtccccccaaaactATTTGCCCCCTTCACTCAACCCCCTCACttaagatttttcattaaatctcaCCAAAAAAAACCCCAACCATAATACCCTTGTAAAATGTGGGTCTCCATCAAGGAGACCCAGCTGTCGGTCTGTATGGAGAGGACCGACGACCCTTTTGTTTTAAAGACATTTTGGTATTTTCATACATTCTAGAgctaatttggtatttttacaCCTCACCAAGGGTATAATAGACATTCATGCATTTGATGTCCAAGTTAACCAAAAATCCTAACGGCAAGGGGTTAAGTGAAAGGGGCTAATAGTTTGAGGGATCAACTACAACTTTTTTAGTTTGGGATGCACATTGCAATTGAGGTAATAGTTGGAGGGAGTTAGTGTactaaaaatattattcttgGATAAAGTCCAACTAAGATAGTTTTGGGTTTCCTTGCAACCCAATGTGATATCGAAATGTTCAGCCAATTAGACACAAGTCACACAACATACATAATACCAGTACTTTCCAGATTTCCACTACCATTTACCTTGGAGAGCTTTAATATTAAATGGGTATTTACATGCATCTAGCAATACTAAATAATTCCGAAAAAGTATCCTTAAGGAGCTGAtctccacaccacaaatcatgacAGGAGCTAAtctccacaccacaaatcatgacAGATCATTAACCCATCTCTCACCTCATATCTAACAAATCGAGAAAAGGCTCCCCACCCTCTCCTAATATATCTCCACACTCCCACTCGAAGGAATCTTACTACCTCCTTAAAACACCAACCTCCCCCCATGCTATCATACACCACCAACCTCAAAAAAGCATCCATCTTTGTAATATACCGCCACAACAATTTTCCAAAAGAGCACGGTTAAACTGAACCAGGTTTCTCACCCCCAAACCACCATAAGACATTGGAAAACAAATCTTCTACCAACTAACTAAATGGATCTTGAACTCGTCTCCAATAGAGAAGTCTAGACAACCATGTGCATAAAAGTACCCACTCAACTTTAGACAATGACAAGGAATATTATTAACTCCCCTATAGTCCAGCTTTGCAAATTCAGCACTTGTTAGGTAAATCCTATTTTTGAGACGACAAATCATCCACTAAAAGACATCTTAATCAAAACTAGAGTCTAAATTCAGAAAGACACCTTAGACAATAGAGAAGTCTGGACCACCATGTGTATAAAAGCACCCACTCAACTTTAGACGAcacatacaaaacaaaaacagataATTTCTCATGCCACGACCAGATCATGTCTATATCTATAAATCTATAAAAACGTGACCTAACCAGGAGATGCAGCAAAAGTTTTCTTATAACATTCATAAGCAGTAACCATTTGTAAATGTATTCTTTTTAATCTAACTGATATGTCAAACATTACTGTAATAGTGCTATGACTATGAGGCCAACTGGAAAGGAACAAACAACACGGGGGGGAAAGCAAAATACAATAGCAACTTAAGAAGTtccataaattaaataatgaagAGAAATTATAATATGAGTCAGCTCAGATAATAACTGCCAAATTAGAGGAGGGGGGGGGGGAAGCAAAATACAATAGCAACTTAAGAAGTtccataaattaaataatgaagAGAAATTATAATACGAGTCAGCTCAGATAATAACTGCCAAATTAGAGGGTGGCGCAGGGGACTTACTCTGACTGTGATATAGGATGCTGGAATAAGACCAATCAAAgtagcaaaaaagaaaatgtggaACGGTATATCAACAATAGGAGATGCCAAATTAATGAATAGGTTGGGTAATGATGGAGTTATCCTCAGAAAAAGCATGTAATTCAGCAGCTTATCTCTGCGCTTAGCAATCTGATTCCACGAAAATTCAGGTTAATGCAGTAGCATGGTACAGGAAAAgagttaaataaataataattttaaaatatggcaaattaacagaaaacaaacaaaagaaaacaagataTACCTCTGCTTGGAAAAATCTCAACTTTTCAGGCCACAACCAACTGACTAAAGGCCTGCCAATTAACTTAGACAAAAAGAAGCAGGATGATGCTCCAGCTGTAGCATTAAAAACAACTAAGAGAAGGCCTCTGATAACACCAAAAAGAGCTCCAGCTAGCAAAGACATGAAAATTGTTCCAGGAATCATAAATGTCTGCATGAAGATGTAAGTGGAGCAGTAACCCAGAATGAATTGAGCTGGGTAATCTTTAGCATATGATGCCAGATGATCTCtgaagcaaaataaaataaaaataaaaaaattatcgtTCAGGAAAAGCATGACGCAGTTAAAACATTCAGGCAAAGAAAGAAACTCGAATGATATAGCAAACCAACACTATCAATCATTGAACACGTACAGACAAATACAGGCGTGTGTCTATTaataatgaaactaaacaaATGAAATTTGCATGACATACGGAAGGATGATTTCTCATGCCAACACAAACTCTTTATCATGGCCACCAAGTAAAAATCAACACAAATCTACACATAGGAACCTCCTTTTAGAAATGTACACGATATATCTCCAGAACCCGATTAAACTCCGACCACCAAAGTCACCACGTAATTAGAAGACACTGTAACCtaatttaataaacaaatgGAGATAATCATTTCACCGTGATATCCTTGCATTCCCCATAGGGTTCCCATACAAAAATCGGCCACTTTTTAACCACCATATGCACGAACCGTATACCACTTATCAAGTTTAAGAACCCATTCTTCGCACACGAGGGTCAGATTCATGATGTGCTCACTAAAGCATAACTAAATCAATGTTCCCTCACTgtatccaatgacaattcacaACAATTTCGTAAACAAAGCGAAGTACGTGGAACCCAacaagaagttgaagaaaaagcACAAATACCCAAACAAAAAGCTAATATTGCCGAAAAGAAAAGCAAACGAGAAACGAAAGGAACAAATCGGAAAGCGAACGCACTTGAGTAAACGGAGATCGGAAAGCGTGCGAGGCAGCTTGAGCTTGCGGAAGTCGGCGGCGGGCATGGTGGAGTAGATGCAGAAGAGGCCGGCAGAGAAGACGAAGAAGACACCGAAAGCGCCGGCTAACTCCCATCGAGTGAAGGGGAACCTCTCCAATTTGGGCCTCTTTCCGGTGGGCGAATCGTCGTCCTCCTTCGCCACCGCGCTCTCTTCGTCCCTCAGCAACCTCCCACTCTCGCCTATCAGATTTCGAGGAGCTGCCATTGACGTCCTCACCGCAGCCCTCCGAATTGCACGAACCGCACCAACGTAGGCTGAGAGGAGGACTGTGAGGTTTGGGCGTGAGAAAAACCGGTGAaccacatcaatcaaatcagcGTCATATGTTGCAATTTCACTactagaagaaaaacaaaaaagaaaaccctaattttggTACTGTTTGGCTGCGTGCGAGTTACAggtgagcgagagagagagagaaagagagagagaaattgtaATGGCGGATCGCGAACGAAATTTCGGAGCAGCGACTACTAGCAATGCGCTTTGGAGagaagaaagagggagagaggtttaattatattttaatttattaatatgttctttttctatttaattcTTGCCAGAACAAACCCACCAAGATCTTCGGATAAAAGCCCAAATATGCGAATCCAccaacaaaatattcaaaactcaaaatccatGTAACGAGATGAACCCAGACATTTTGATCTATTTtttggtagatttttttttttctttttctggattTTGGCAGAAATATTTACTTTCCTGTGAAAACATCCCCATACAATAATGACGAAATATTCATATTtgtaattatattcaattattttGCTAGCAATGTTAATAAATACTACACTCCTATCCTACAATACTTTACTGGGATCACATGATCATTAATCAAATcttgttttataaatttaaaaattcaaaagctaCTTGTGAAATAGAGTATagtaattactattttttttttatcggctTTTTTGCATAGAAAggctttattataatttttccttatttcttttatttgttatgaataattatttttaaaatataataaaaataataaatactgaattaataaaaatttgataaacaataatgataaaaaattcGAAGAAATAAGTTAAAAGTTTTGGAAGATTGAGACGGTGTGTTAAGCTAGGATTTCAAAGCCCAAATGCATGGAACAAATCAACAGGGTTTTTTTTGGGCCCAACCTCTCCAAAAATCAGTATTCAATCACCAGTATCATCAGAGCACGTCTACTGCAATGATATTCTCTAGTAAATGTTTTCCTTTGTAATcacaataattatataattaactaataatatgTTTTagtatacatatataacaaAGAAGAGAAGAGTGACAAGAGTTGGCACGGAGGATTGTTAGGTGTGTTGTTAGGGTAATGTCTTAGTCATATGTTGGCGGGAAATGTCTTAGTCATATGTTTAGAAAAAGTTTTAACcgaagtttcaaaaaaatagCACCAATGTCTAAGGTTTTCAATAATACGAGACAGGTAGAGAGggaattttttcaaataaaggcttgttagaatatatgaaaaatatattatatttttcatatattccataattatgttgatatcaaatattctctatttatgggctaattgtaatcaaatattgggattgtaatcaaattatgggaatttgattattatacttGTATTTAAACATTACCCCATAAATATGGAATTTTGTATTGtagaag encodes the following:
- the LOC132189651 gene encoding uncharacterized membrane protein At4g09580, whose product is MAAPRNLIGESGRLLRDEESAVAKEDDDSPTGKRPKLERFPFTRWELAGAFGVFFVFSAGLFCIYSTMPAADFRKLKLPRTLSDLRLLKDHLASYAKDYPAQFILGYCSTYIFMQTFMIPGTIFMSLLAGALFGVIRGLLLVVFNATAGASSCFFLSKLIGRPLVSWLWPEKLRFFQAEIAKRRDKLLNYMLFLRITPSLPNLFINLASPIVDIPFHIFFFATLIGLIPASYITVRAGLALGDLKSVKDLYDFKTLSVLFLIGFVSICPTLLKKKKIYE